In Fusobacterium perfoetens ATCC 29250, one DNA window encodes the following:
- a CDS encoding solute:sodium symporter family transporter gives MLLTVVSFIFFTALVAVISWWKTKEEKLDTADGYFLAGRGLSGIVIAGSMLLTNISAEQIVGLSGQAYMKNITGMAWESTAAVATIMLAVFFLPYYLKRGFTTMPQFLEERYDSTTRKLISMLLLAGYVLISTPAALYAGAVAFNQVFDLEAILGVTYVQSIWILVWTIGIIGSIYAVFGGLKAVAVSDTINGIGLVVGGLAVPFFGLLYLGKGNIGNALNQITTTHLDKINAIGGPTDPIPFGTIFTGMVFANMFYWCTNQVLIQRTLGAANLKEGQKGVLLSGFMKILIPIIVSFPGVIAFHIFGESANLGDAAYPKLVATVLPKSLVGFYSAVIFGAVLSTYNSLLNSAATLFCFDVYKPVINPNASDEKLIKVAKQVGTFLAIFSMSVAPFTMYAKGGLFEVMRRFTGFFNIPTIAIVLVGLFSKKVTALAAKTVVIFHLIAYTILIFILKVKLNYVHVMGLLFVVEVILMHIISAIKPIEKDYEEPRTKPFVDMKPWAKLPLVSTLLMGLLVFIYIFLSPIGVVSSIKGENLVGPNFKLAMLALVVGMGIFYKVMDMKIKHSRFLAEIEDFSEEKK, from the coding sequence TCAATGCTTTTAACAAATATATCTGCAGAACAAATAGTTGGTCTTAGTGGTCAAGCTTATATGAAAAATATAACAGGAATGGCATGGGAATCAACTGCTGCAGTAGCAACAATAATGTTGGCAGTATTTTTCTTACCTTATTATTTAAAAAGAGGTTTTACAACAATGCCTCAATTTTTGGAAGAAAGATATGATTCTACAACAAGAAAGTTAATATCAATGCTTTTATTAGCAGGATATGTATTAATTTCTACACCAGCTGCTTTATATGCTGGAGCTGTTGCTTTTAACCAAGTTTTTGACTTAGAAGCTATTTTGGGAGTAACATATGTTCAATCTATTTGGATTTTAGTATGGACAATAGGAATAATAGGAAGTATTTATGCTGTATTTGGAGGACTTAAAGCTGTTGCAGTATCAGATACTATTAATGGGATAGGATTAGTAGTTGGAGGATTAGCAGTTCCTTTCTTTGGATTATTATATTTAGGAAAGGGAAATATAGGAAATGCTTTAAATCAAATTACAACAACTCATTTAGATAAGATAAATGCAATAGGAGGTCCAACAGACCCAATACCATTTGGAACAATCTTTACAGGTATGGTTTTTGCTAATATGTTCTATTGGTGTACTAACCAAGTATTAATTCAAAGAACTTTAGGAGCAGCTAATTTAAAAGAAGGACAAAAAGGGGTTTTACTTTCTGGATTTATGAAAATATTAATTCCTATAATAGTTTCTTTCCCTGGAGTTATAGCTTTCCATATATTTGGAGAAAGTGCAAATTTAGGAGATGCTGCATATCCAAAATTAGTTGCAACAGTATTACCTAAATCTTTAGTAGGATTTTATAGTGCAGTAATATTTGGAGCTGTATTAAGTACATATAACTCTTTATTGAATAGTGCTGCTACATTATTCTGTTTTGATGTTTATAAACCAGTAATTAATCCAAATGCATCAGATGAAAAATTAATAAAAGTAGCAAAACAAGTTGGAACTTTCTTAGCTATATTTAGTATGAGTGTAGCTCCATTCACAATGTATGCAAAAGGTGGATTATTTGAAGTAATGAGAAGATTCACAGGTTTCTTTAATATACCAACAATAGCAATAGTTTTAGTAGGATTATTCTCTAAAAAAGTTACAGCTTTAGCAGCTAAGACAGTTGTAATATTCCATTTAATAGCTTATACAATATTAATATTTATTTTAAAAGTAAAATTAAATTATGTCCATGTAATGGGATTATTATTTGTAGTGGAAGTAATTTTAATGCATATTATATCTGCGATAAAACCAATTGAAAAAGATTATGAGGAACCAAGAACTAAGCCATTTGTTGATATGAAACCTTGGGCAAAACTACCTCTTGTATCAACTTTATTAATGGGATTATTAGTATTTATTTATATCTTCTTATCACCAATAGGAGTTGTGTCATCTATAAAAGGAGAAAATTTAGTAGGACCTAACTTTAAATTAGCTATGTTAGCATTAGTAGTAGGTATGGGAATTTTCTACAAAGTTATGGACATGAAAATTAAACATTCTCGTTTCCTAGCTGAAATAGAAGATTTTAGTGAGGAAAAAAAGTAA